The following are encoded together in the Streptococcus oralis genome:
- a CDS encoding aspartate carbamoyltransferase catalytic subunit: protein MSENQQALNHVVSMEDLTVDQVMKLIKRGIEFKNGAQLPYENKPIVSNLFFEDSTRTHKSFEVAEIKLGLERLDFDVKTSSVNKGETLYDTILTLSALGVDVCVIRHPEVDYYRELIASPSITTSIINGGDGSGQHPSQSLLDLMTIYEEFGHFEGLKVAIAGDLDHSRVAKSNMQILKRLGAELFFAGPEEWRSQEFADYGQFVTIDEIVDQVDVLMLLRVQHERHESGAVFSKEDYHAQHGLNQERYNRLKETAIIMHPAPVNRDVEIADHLVEAPKSRIVQQMTNGVFVRMAILESVLASRNAN, encoded by the coding sequence ATGTCAGAAAATCAACAAGCACTGAACCATGTGGTTTCCATGGAAGACCTCACTGTCGATCAAGTGATGAAATTGATCAAACGAGGAATCGAGTTTAAAAACGGAGCCCAACTTCCCTACGAGAACAAACCTATCGTATCGAATCTCTTCTTTGAAGATTCTACACGGACACATAAGTCCTTTGAAGTGGCAGAGATTAAGCTGGGGCTGGAACGACTTGACTTTGATGTGAAGACTAGTTCGGTCAATAAGGGTGAGACATTGTATGATACCATCTTGACCCTATCTGCTCTAGGAGTGGATGTCTGTGTGATTCGCCACCCAGAGGTCGACTATTACAGAGAGTTGATTGCGAGTCCGTCGATTACAACTTCTATTATCAATGGTGGTGATGGCTCGGGACAACATCCTAGCCAGAGCTTGCTTGATTTGATGACTATTTATGAGGAATTTGGGCACTTTGAGGGTCTTAAGGTTGCTATTGCAGGCGACTTGGACCACTCACGCGTTGCCAAATCAAATATGCAGATTTTGAAACGCTTGGGAGCTGAACTGTTCTTTGCAGGACCTGAGGAATGGAGAAGTCAAGAGTTTGCGGACTATGGACAGTTTGTAACTATTGATGAGATTGTTGATCAGGTGGATGTTTTGATGTTACTCCGAGTTCAACATGAACGCCATGAAAGTGGAGCGGTCTTTTCAAAAGAAGACTACCATGCTCAACACGGTTTGAACCAAGAACGCTATAATCGCTTAAAAGAAACAGCAATCATTATGCATCCGGCCCCAGTGAATCGAGATGTGGAAATTGCTGACCACTTGGTTGAAGCGCCAAAATCACGCATTGTCCAACAAATGACCAATGGTGTCTTTGTTCGGATGGCAATCTTAGAATCCGTATTGGCGAGTAGAAACGCCAACTAA
- the pyrR gene encoding bifunctional pyr operon transcriptional regulator/uracil phosphoribosyltransferase PyrR has protein sequence MKTKEVVDELTVKRAITRITYEIIERNKDLNKIILAGIKTRGVFIAHRIKERLEQLENITVPVVELDTKPFRDDVKSGEDTSLISVDVTDREVILVDDVLYTGRTIRAAIDNIVGHGRPARVSLAVLVDRGHRELPIRPDYVGKNIPTSRSEEIIVEMTELDGQDRVLITEEA, from the coding sequence ATGAAGACAAAAGAAGTTGTAGACGAATTGACTGTCAAACGAGCGATTACGCGAATTACTTATGAGATTATCGAGCGCAATAAGGATTTGAATAAAATTATCCTAGCTGGGATAAAAACGCGTGGTGTTTTCATCGCTCATCGTATCAAAGAACGCTTGGAGCAGTTGGAAAATATCACTGTTCCTGTTGTGGAACTGGACACCAAGCCTTTCCGTGATGATGTTAAAAGCGGAGAAGATACTTCTTTGATTTCTGTTGATGTGACAGACCGTGAAGTTATCTTGGTGGATGATGTACTCTATACAGGCCGTACCATCCGCGCCGCTATTGATAACATTGTCGGCCATGGTCGTCCTGCGCGCGTGAGTCTTGCGGTGCTAGTTGACCGTGGACATAGAGAATTGCCTATCCGTCCAGATTACGTTGGGAAAAATATCCCAACTAGCCGTTCTGAAGAAATCATCGTAGAGATGACAGAACTTGATGGCCAAGACAGAGTTCTGATTACTGAAGAAGCTTAG
- the nth gene encoding endonuclease III produces the protein MVLSKKRARHVIEEIIALFPDAKPSLDFTNHFELLVAVMLSAQTTDAAVNKATPGLFAAFPTPQAMSVATESEIASHISHLGLYRNKAKFLKKCAQQLLDDFDGQVPQTREELENLAGVGRKTANVVMSVGYGIPAFAVDTHVERICKHHDIVKKSATPLEVEKRVMDVLPPEEWLAAHQAMIYFGRAICHPKNPECDHYPQLYDFSNV, from the coding sequence ATGGTTTTATCTAAGAAACGTGCCCGTCATGTCATAGAGGAAATTATTGCCCTCTTTCCAGATGCTAAGCCTAGTCTTGATTTTACCAATCATTTTGAACTACTGGTTGCGGTGATGCTGTCAGCCCAGACCACAGATGCAGCGGTAAATAAGGCCACACCAGGGCTCTTTGCTGCTTTTCCAACGCCGCAAGCCATGTCTGTAGCGACAGAGAGTGAAATTGCTTCACACATTTCTCATCTGGGACTGTATCGAAATAAGGCTAAATTCCTTAAAAAATGTGCCCAACAGTTACTAGATGATTTTGATGGTCAAGTCCCTCAGACACGTGAAGAATTAGAAAATCTAGCAGGTGTTGGTCGTAAGACAGCCAATGTTGTCATGAGTGTGGGCTATGGAATCCCAGCCTTCGCAGTCGATACTCATGTGGAGCGTATTTGCAAACATCACGATATCGTTAAAAAATCAGCTACGCCACTTGAAGTAGAGAAACGTGTTATGGATGTCTTGCCACCAGAAGAATGGTTAGCAGCTCACCAGGCCATGATTTACTTTGGACGAGCTATCTGTCATCCCAAAAATCCAGAATGTGACCACTATCCCCAGTTATATGATTTTAGCAATGTTTAA
- a CDS encoding YceD family protein, which translates to MKLNIQEIRKQPEGLHFEQALDLAADLCKRNQEILDVKDILAVGKVQYEDRLYFLDYQLSYTIVLASSRSMEPVELAESYPVTEVFMEGATNQLDQEVLDDDLVLPIENGEIDLAESVADNILLNIPIKVLTAEEEAGQGFVSGNDWQIMTEDEYQAQQAVKKEENSPFAGLQGLFDGDE; encoded by the coding sequence ATGAAGTTAAACATTCAAGAAATTCGTAAGCAACCTGAAGGCCTACATTTTGAACAAGCTTTAGACCTGGCAGCAGACTTGTGTAAACGAAATCAAGAGATTTTAGATGTCAAAGATATCCTTGCAGTGGGGAAGGTGCAGTACGAAGACCGTCTGTATTTCTTGGACTATCAGTTGTCATATACCATTGTCCTTGCTTCCAGCCGCAGTATGGAGCCAGTTGAGTTGGCTGAGTCTTATCCAGTCACAGAAGTTTTCATGGAAGGAGCGACCAACCAACTAGACCAGGAAGTTCTAGATGATGATTTGGTCTTGCCTATCGAAAATGGGGAAATCGACCTTGCTGAGAGCGTAGCAGATAATATTCTGCTCAATATCCCTATCAAGGTCTTGACGGCAGAAGAAGAGGCGGGCCAAGGTTTTGTGTCAGGAAATGACTGGCAAATCATGACTGAAGATGAATACCAAGCCCAACAAGCAGTCAAGAAAGAAGAAAACAGTCCATTTGCTGGCTTGCAAGGACTGTTTGATGGAGACGAGTAG
- a CDS encoding helicase BlpT gives MEDKALITEAYRLLSELNKSYQSCKQGTADDLRLQELLNTTLKELKTAEKLDNSILIDLEKFYQRTSLLIGLGSLKLNDQARTAWRNYDKFHYEHVKHVLTLYGPVFGF, from the coding sequence ATGGAAGACAAAGCACTCATCACTGAAGCTTATCGACTCCTTTCCGAGTTAAATAAAAGCTACCAAAGCTGTAAACAAGGAACAGCTGATGATCTTCGACTGCAAGAGCTGCTGAACACCACTCTTAAGGAACTAAAAACAGCAGAAAAGCTGGACAACAGTATCTTAATCGACCTTGAGAAATTTTACCAACGCACCAGTCTTCTGATTGGACTGGGTAGCCTAAAACTAAATGATCAAGCACGCACCGCTTGGCGAAACTATGACAAGTTCCATTACGAGCACGTCAAACACGTACTGACTCTCTATGGACCTGTTTTTGGATTTTAG
- a CDS encoding ATP-binding cassette domain-containing protein has translation MQYRHSRKGKNMIKINHLTITQNKDLRDLVSDLTTTIQDGEKVAIIGEEGNGKSTLLRALMGEALPDFTIKGDIQSDLQSLAYIPQKLPEILKNRTLHDYFFLDSADLDYSILYRLAEELHFDSDRFASDQEIGSLSGGESLKIQLIHELAKPFEILFLDEPSNDLDLETVDWLKGQIRKIRQTVIFISHDEDFLSQTADTIVHLRLVKHRKEAETLVEHLDYDRYSEQRKANFARQSQQAANDQRAYDKTMEKHRRVKQNVETALRATKDSTAGRLLAKKMKTALSQEKRFEKEAQSMTQMPLEEEQIQLFFSDIQPLPSSKVLIQLEKENLSIGKRILAQELQLTVRGQDKIGIIGPNGVGKSTLLTKLQQLLSAKREISLGFMPQDYHKKLQLDLSPVAYLSQTGEKEELQKIQSHLASLNFNYPEMHHQIRSLSGGQQGKLLLLDLVLRKPNFLLLDEPTRNFSPTSQPEIRKLFASYPGGLITVSHDRRFLKEVCTSIYRLTDRGLEVVDLQDL, from the coding sequence ATGCAATATCGACATTCTAGAAAGGGCAAGAATATGATAAAAATCAATCATCTAACCATCACGCAAAACAAAGATCTACGAGATCTTGTATCTGACCTAACCACGACTATCCAAGACGGGGAAAAGGTTGCTATTATTGGTGAAGAAGGAAATGGTAAATCGACTTTACTACGAGCTTTAATGGGGGAAGCATTACCTGATTTTACTATCAAGGGCGACATCCAGTCTGATCTTCAATCACTGGCCTACATTCCTCAAAAACTCCCTGAAATCCTGAAAAATAGGACTCTACACGACTACTTCTTTTTGGATTCTGCTGATTTAGACTACAGCATTCTTTATCGTTTGGCGGAGGAGTTGCACTTTGATAGCGACCGTTTTGCTAGCGACCAAGAAATTGGTAGCCTCTCGGGGGGCGAATCTTTGAAAATTCAGCTCATCCACGAGTTAGCCAAACCCTTTGAGATTCTATTTTTGGATGAACCTTCAAATGACCTAGACCTTGAGACGGTTGATTGGCTAAAAGGTCAGATTCGAAAGATTAGGCAAACTGTTATTTTCATTTCCCATGATGAAGACTTTCTTTCTCAAACGGCTGATACTATTGTCCACTTGCGACTGGTCAAGCATCGGAAAGAAGCGGAAACGCTAGTCGAGCATTTAGACTATGATCGCTATAGTGAGCAGAGAAAGGCTAATTTTGCAAGACAAAGCCAGCAAGCTGCTAACGACCAGAGAGCCTATGACAAAACCATGGAAAAACATCGCCGCGTCAAGCAAAATGTGGAAACTGCACTTCGAGCTACCAAAGACAGTACTGCCGGTCGCCTATTGGCTAAAAAGATGAAAACTGCTCTCTCTCAAGAAAAACGCTTTGAAAAGGAAGCTCAGTCCATGACCCAAATGCCACTTGAAGAGGAACAAATCCAACTTTTCTTCTCAGACATCCAACCATTACCATCTTCTAAAGTCTTAATCCAACTGGAAAAAGAAAATTTATCCATTGGCAAGCGCATTTTAGCTCAGGAGTTACAACTAACTGTTCGTGGCCAAGATAAAATCGGTATCATCGGGCCAAATGGTGTTGGAAAATCAACACTGTTAACCAAATTGCAACAACTGCTCAGCGCTAAAAGAGAAATATCGCTTGGTTTTATGCCACAAGATTACCATAAAAAACTGCAATTGGATTTATCTCCAGTAGCCTATCTCAGCCAAACTGGGGAAAAAGAGGAACTACAGAAAATCCAATCTCACCTAGCCAGTCTCAATTTCAACTATCCAGAGATGCACCATCAAATCCGCTCCCTATCTGGCGGTCAACAAGGTAAACTCCTACTTTTGGATTTAGTGTTGCGCAAACCAAACTTTCTCCTTCTGGATGAGCCTACACGTAATTTTTCTCCCACTTCTCAACCTGAAATCAGAAAACTATTTGCCTCTTATCCTGGCGGTCTGATCACTGTTTCGCATGACAGACGCTTCTTAAAAGAGGTCTGTACGAGTATCTATCGTTTGACAGATCGTGGTTTGGAAGTTGTTGATTTACAAGATTTATAA
- a CDS encoding CPBP family intramembrane glutamic endopeptidase produces MMYKRWMTFFLILIFMPIHLSIAEIIMRINSLPLSILFTLVELAIFLYVGKKYDLFHIRKIYLKDILKCFLSYALLFLFYILVNFLGPTQSDTTQTVQSLSLSWSVLFVDLCVLAPVTEEIFMRGMLQGIVFKNTYFGLFATSLLFAYLHGPYTIPSFISYLGMGFAFGVRYKTSDNLWNSILLHVLNNLVAFCFLYMR; encoded by the coding sequence ATGATGTATAAGCGCTGGATGACGTTTTTCTTGATTTTGATTTTTATGCCAATTCATTTGAGTATAGCAGAGATAATTATGCGAATAAATTCATTACCGCTATCCATCCTTTTTACGCTTGTTGAACTTGCAATATTTTTATATGTAGGAAAAAAGTATGACTTGTTTCACATTCGGAAAATCTACCTAAAAGATATTCTTAAATGTTTTCTTTCATACGCCTTGCTTTTCCTCTTTTATATTTTGGTCAATTTTTTAGGCCCTACCCAATCAGACACAACTCAAACTGTGCAAAGTTTATCACTTTCATGGTCTGTACTTTTTGTGGATCTCTGTGTTTTGGCACCTGTCACGGAAGAAATCTTTATGCGAGGTATGTTACAGGGGATAGTATTTAAGAATACATATTTTGGCTTGTTTGCCACGTCGCTTCTTTTTGCTTATCTGCATGGTCCCTATACTATTCCTAGCTTTATCAGCTATTTAGGTATGGGATTTGCATTTGGGGTAAGGTATAAGACTTCTGACAACCTATGGAATTCCATTCTTTTGCATGTCCTCAATAATCTGGTTGCATTTTGCTTTTTGTATATGAGATAA
- the htpX gene encoding zinc metalloprotease HtpX: MLFDQIASNKRKTWILLLVFFLLLALVGYAVGYLFMRSGLGGMIIALIIGFVYALTMIFQSTEIVMSMNGAREVDEQTAPDLYHVVEDMAMVAQIPMPRVFIIEDSSLNAFATGSNPQNAAVAATSGLLAIMNREELEAVMGHEVSHIRNYDIRISTIAVALASAITLLSSMAGRMMWWGGADRRRSDNDRDGNGLEIIMLVISLLAIVLAPLAATLVQLAISRQREFLADASSVELTRNPQGMINALRKLEDSEPMHHHVDDASSALYINDPKKGGGLQKLFYTHPPISERIERLKQM, from the coding sequence ATGTTGTTTGATCAAATTGCGAGCAATAAACGAAAAACCTGGATTTTGTTGCTGGTTTTCTTCCTACTCTTGGCCTTGGTTGGTTATGCGGTTGGCTATCTCTTCATGCGCTCAGGTCTTGGGGGTATGATTATAGCCCTAATCATCGGTTTTGTCTATGCATTAACTATGATCTTTCAATCGACAGAGATTGTCATGTCCATGAATGGGGCGCGTGAGGTTGATGAGCAAACAGCGCCAGACCTCTACCATGTAGTAGAAGATATGGCCATGGTTGCTCAGATTCCTATGCCGCGTGTTTTCATTATTGAGGATTCTTCTTTAAATGCCTTTGCAACAGGTTCGAATCCGCAGAATGCAGCTGTCGCAGCCACTTCGGGTCTTCTGGCTATCATGAATCGTGAGGAGCTAGAAGCTGTTATGGGGCATGAAGTCAGTCATATCCGAAACTACGATATCCGCATTTCGACCATTGCTGTTGCCCTTGCAAGTGCCATTACCCTTCTGTCTAGTATGGCAGGACGGATGATGTGGTGGGGAGGCGCTGATCGCAGACGGAGTGATAATGATCGCGATGGAAATGGTTTGGAGATTATCATGCTTGTTATCTCTCTCTTAGCCATTGTTCTAGCACCTCTCGCAGCAACCTTGGTGCAACTTGCCATTTCCCGTCAGAGGGAATTTCTAGCGGATGCATCCAGTGTGGAGCTGACTCGTAATCCTCAAGGGATGATCAATGCCTTGCGTAAGTTGGAGGATAGCGAGCCGATGCATCACCATGTTGACGATGCCAGCAGCGCTCTTTATATCAATGATCCCAAGAAAGGTGGGGGACTTCAAAAACTCTTTTATACCCACCCACCTATCTCAGAACGAATCGAACGCTTGAAACAGATGTAA
- a CDS encoding LemA family protein codes for MTWIILGVLALIVIFVIVSYNDLVKNRMQTKEAWSQIDVQLKRRNDLLPNLIETVKGYAKYEGSTLEKVTELRRQVAAATSPAEAMKASDALTRQISGIFAVAENYPDLKASANFIKLQEELTNTENKISYSRQLYNSVVSNYNVKLESFPSNIIAGLFGFKAADFLQTPEEEKAVPKVDFSGLGD; via the coding sequence ATGACTTGGATTATTCTTGGAGTTTTGGCTCTGATTGTTATTTTTGTGATTGTTAGCTATAACGATTTGGTTAAAAATCGTATGCAGACCAAGGAGGCTTGGAGCCAGATCGATGTTCAGTTGAAGCGTCGTAATGATCTCCTCCCAAACTTGATTGAAACAGTCAAAGGCTATGCCAAATATGAAGGTTCTACCTTGGAAAAAGTGACAGAACTTCGTAGACAAGTAGCCGCAGCAACTTCACCGGCAGAAGCTATGAAGGCCAGTGATGCCCTTACCCGCCAGATTTCTGGTATCTTTGCAGTAGCAGAGAATTACCCAGACTTGAAAGCTAGTGCTAACTTTATCAAATTGCAAGAAGAGTTGACCAATACAGAAAATAAAATTTCTTACTCACGCCAACTTTACAACAGTGTTGTCAGCAACTACAATGTAAAACTTGAAAGTTTCCCAAGCAACATCATCGCAGGACTATTTGGCTTTAAAGCTGCAGACTTCCTTCAAACACCTGAAGAGGAAAAGGCAGTTCCTAAAGTTGACTTTAGCGGTTTAGGTGACTAA
- the rsmG gene encoding 16S rRNA (guanine(527)-N(7))-methyltransferase RsmG, translating to MKPETFYSLLAEQNISLSDQQKNQFERYFELLVEWNEKINLTAITDKEEVYLKHFYDSIAPILQGLISNETIKLLDIGAGAGFPSLPMKILYPQLEVTIIDSLNKRINFLQLLAQELDLDGVHFYHGRAEDFAQDKNFRAQFDMVTARAVARMQVLSELTIPYLKVGGKLLALKASNAPEELLEAKNALNLLFSKVEDNLSYALPNGDPRYITVVEKKKETPNKYPRKAGMPNKRPL from the coding sequence ATGAAACCAGAAACATTTTACAGCCTACTAGCTGAGCAAAATATTTCACTTTCGGACCAGCAAAAGAACCAATTTGAACGCTATTTTGAGCTCTTGGTCGAGTGGAATGAAAAGATTAACCTGACCGCTATTACAGACAAAGAAGAAGTTTATCTCAAACATTTTTACGATTCGATTGCACCTATTCTGCAAGGCTTGATTTCAAATGAAACTATCAAACTTCTTGATATCGGAGCGGGGGCAGGATTTCCTAGTCTGCCCATGAAAATTCTCTATCCTCAGTTGGAGGTGACCATCATTGATTCGCTCAATAAGCGCATTAACTTCCTTCAGCTTTTGGCTCAGGAGTTGGATTTGGATGGTGTTCACTTCTACCATGGACGGGCAGAAGACTTTGCCCAAGACAAGAACTTCCGTGCCCAGTTTGATATGGTGACGGCTCGTGCGGTTGCCCGTATGCAGGTTTTGTCTGAGCTGACCATTCCCTATCTTAAAGTTGGCGGCAAACTATTGGCACTCAAGGCCAGCAATGCTCCTGAGGAATTGCTAGAAGCCAAGAATGCCCTTAACCTCCTCTTTAGTAAGGTAGAGGACAACCTCAGCTATGCCCTGCCAAATGGAGATCCGCGCTACATCACTGTGGTCGAAAAGAAAAAAGAAACCCCAAATAAATATCCACGTAAGGCTGGCATGCCCAACAAACGCCCACTTTAA